The DNA sequence GAAGTTTTGCTTCGGTGCTCAGCATTGCAAGGATGCAAAaaaacttccaatttttttcaattactgATTTCAAACTCGAAGCAAGGcagaaaaatgcaagaaaagtaattaaaacactaaaataaaatgaacttcaaGTATCCTTAAAAAACAAAGGAaagaaatggaggaaatcttttcattatttttgttctctTAGTATAACATCGCTCATATACGGGTGTGTGAATTGTGAAAAACTCAAAAGAGAATCTTTCTCTTTTTATGAATATGCTTTTTTTGAGGGACTGCTCCCTCTTTTTCCCCTCAACataaatttcagagaaatttgaaGGTCAAGGCCCTTCTGAAACCCCCCTTCAAAAGTAACCACACCCTCTTTTTATGCTAGAGCCCCCATGTACGAAAACTGACTTCTGGAACATATTTCCTAATTAGGAACTTGAACATTGTAAAAAGGAGACAGGAATTGTATTTTTAACAGAATTTTGTATAGAGCCTGGGATCCTTCTCTTGTAGTGAAAGTTCTCTTGAGGCTTGCTATCAAGTTTACACCCTCAAGCTAGTTGATTCCAATAGAAAGTCTCACCAAAGAGCTAAATAAGCTTACAATTAGTTGAACTTCAGCGTAACCTTTTCCTGACAGAGCAAGTTCTAAAAAACGGAGAAAACTCCTATTTCAGACTGAATTCTCATCGTTTTTTTGTCGGCTTATCCTTGATAATCTTATTTTAGAGTCCTGTCATTCATGTCTCTCGCAAAGTCTAGTTACTGAATGCTTGCTCAATTCACAAATTATCACCTTTATTTCATTTACCATAATCATCACTAATTCAACAAatgccgtgaatttttttttcactgccaATAATTTACTTCGAAAGATTTCCAGCAAACTGCCAATCCTTTATGAATAGCATGTGTCACACtgtcaaagctagccatcaaaatatcaaggtcagatgttgtgattggcttattcgatgacttggatcAATCACAGCACGTGATCTTGACactttgatggagtattttgatagtgtgacaccagggtgtctacaagtccaggatttccggaaagtccagaaaaagtactgatattttaagggcggtccgaagtactgaaaaagtgtggaaagTCCGCAAGAAGGgccgtatttttttcttcacttttgacccgatttaagcgagaaattcaaatttttgaaatttttcgaattttgtcgattggaggtactgaaagagtactgaatttttctattgagtaggtactgaatttcttgggaatgtactgaaaaagtactgcaaaagAACTGACTTTTggctagcctgttttagtagacaccttcGACGCAGGCTAATGCATCAGAATTCCGCATTTTCTCCCAAGGGCATAGGTAACATTAAATTGTTCACCCTCAGAACCTGCGAAATTCATGATTATAGACCCCTCAACCCTCATCCTCTATtattaatgatttttccaaattttcaaaaacggcACTGTATCCAAGCAAGCAAGTCTGACCTAGTTTTTTAAGATTAGCAGCTTGACGCCTGTGTAATAATACACGTCGCTATTTTTTCTGTCTTCACCCTGCAGCGAAAAGATGCTAGGAAAATGTCTGAGTTCGAAGATTATGTTACTGAAGTGAAGAGAGGACGTGGGAGATGAAAACAGAAATCTTGCAAATCTTGAGTGCTAAGAAACTTACTAAAAGTATATACTTTAAGCTTCatcatgagttttttttttcttttatttcttttactcCTCTCCAATCCAGGCATGCAAGACAGGAATTTTTTACATTCTTGGCAAGCAATATGAGAAATCCATTTTGCTAATagcaaattttgtattgctttctccatttcaggattttttttccttttctatttCTCTCAGCAGTGAACTCAGCATTTATTAACCCGTTTGACTTTTTCTGCCTTTTTTGCTTTACATCCTtaattctcatttattttttcctttttcttttttggtgtGTGTTCTCACTTGCTTTGTAATGGTCATGCACAGCGTTTGATAATGGTATGCAGAAGTCTTTAGTCAGTATGATTGGTACAATACCAGTTTATATTTTAGGTAcgtagattttatttttttttttatttattgataaGTAATTTGCATTATTCAGTGCATCTGGATATCATGGTATTATTTTGGAGTATTATATTCTTTAAACCTGCAATGGCCAGGATTCACGAACAAGTATTGAAGTAAATCATGGCGAAATCCacacatcgatggccaaaaagcGGAACTACGTAGGagagacattttacattttgccACTTCTTAAATTATCTTCTCACCAACATGAAGCACTGTGATTCCACTGCtggcaaaattcaaaagaatgtcccttttatttttgttttttgttttttgtcacaaaatttcaaagtcaGAGAGAAGAAAACTAAGTAAAATGAGGTAAGGTACAATCTAATAAGGCAAAGTGTATGTTTGAGACCAATGTGGACAAATAAAGGTGTTTGCATCTCGAGTTGAGCCGTTATTTTGGAGCCTAGTGAAGTGTAGAGGGTACCTACATGCTTTGACTTACCAATAGAATGCACCTGTACTCAACCTGTACTCAACCTGTACTCAACGTTGACTCAATGTAACGTCAAGAGGGTTTAAGTTGCAACCTCCTGGGTGTATCTGCCCATTGTGAGGCAATGTATGTCTACTCGCGCACTTTTGGCCATGAAAGTGGATAGTTATATTTTTCAATCAATCTTGAATTCAcaagaaacaaaggaaaaaatgcTCCACAAAGGTATCAAATGTCGTTTCAGAAAACTGCAATCAGAAGAGAAGTAATAAGGAACCTAAGACTTCAAAAGCATAAAAGTGTTTCCCATTAAATATAATCAACTTAACTTATTCTGGAGTGAAAAACTAAGAAACTCAAtggctcaaaattttcaaagaaatagcttcataattcaacaaaaaatcTTTAAGAGACAGAAGAaagaatgttcatttttcttttaaatgaaaatgctCTGAAAAAAGGAAAGTATAGCCTCATAGTGATCGTAAGAATTTCTTGGCCAATTATAGATATATTAAAGGAATAAATTTGAAGTATGCATCATAGGTAGGTTCAGGCTATTATACGGTTTTtgattttcctctctgtgtaatttttctatttctctCTCTTCAGATGTCTGTTATCATTTTCCAATTTGTATCTGGCTCATGGACACACATCCTAAACATGCTCCTATCGTTTATGTTAAACCAACGGAGAACATGGTGATCAAACCATCGATGTATGTAGATTTTAATGGAAAAGTGTACCTTCCTTATCTTCATGAATGGAATGCGGTAAGTTATTTGCTGGTCGTCCAACACTGTGTCATACACAAAAATTGCAGGGTGATAAGTtcgtgaaaagtcagggaaatctgggaatagtcaggaaattttacccatccctgaaaatttagggaaaaacTACCAATTTTTACTGTCGGAACTTGAATTTCTTTCTGCTAGTCGAAAGATcgagttatttttattttcaaaagactTTACGCTAAAAAAATCGTGAGCACACTATCATGACaaaaagaaacatataaaagttgaagaaaagtcagggattaaTTTTCACAAACCCTGAGAAGTCTTGAAAAAGTTaaggaattttgaaatcaagaaaatttgtcaCCCTGAATTGGCAATCAACAGGTTTACCGATTCTAAGTTTTGAGATTATGTCTCTGTTGACATTGTATTAGTTTACAAGTTGTTCTGGGTAGCTTgagaataaaaatagaaaatattccTAAAGTTTTTCTCCTAAAATATTATGTTCTATTCTTTGCTTGATGGTGGTTGCGGGTTCTGCATTGTTAAAATTAGCCTTTAATCACTGTTTAATTACTGTGCAGCTTTAgctatttttctcaattttttcaggcaACATCTGATATCGTTTCTTTAATTCAAGTGATGTGTGCTGCCTTTGGAGAAGTGCCTCCCTTGTATACCAAACCGAAAGATAAACAAAATAGCTCTCCTTATCCTGTACAACCAAAAGGTGAGGAACCTGTGCCCATTGCGTATGCTTCTCTCCGATTGGGAAGTTTAAGAATGAATCAAACTTAAAATGCGCATCAGGGCGGTACTGCTTTATATCAAGCAAGCTTTTATCAAACAATCAGCATTCTGAAGTCTCTACTAGAAAGAGTCAGTGTTGGTTCATTTGTAAACAGCCattaaagcaaaataaaaagTTCAGTAGCAGCATAGAAGGAAACAAAAGTAGATGGCTTGAataaatcaagtttaagaatgaaaaaaataaatacaaatgaaacaaatttataaaaatggaaaaatctgccATGAAGGAACTAATAATTCAGTATGTGAAAGGTTCAGAAAAAGATTTAACAGGGTAATGTCCTTGTAACCCCAGGCGTCAGTTCAAATTTACTAGGGCTGtgccaatgtggttttttttatgtCGAATTCGAAtcgaatatttttagtttttacctATTTTCGACCAAAACCAACCTCTGTGTTGGTCgaagtaaaaattgaataaataatttttttctttctaactttcaaattttgattaaagaaaTTACTATTATGGATAAAAAGATAAGAATTAATCAATTCATTTAATTATCAAATGGTTTTGCGAACATTTTAATTTGCTAGGGagagaaaattgtttccttACAGGACGACCAATCGATCGAACTGTCGTGGAACTGTAAAACTGCTTCttactgtccgaaaatttgttttattctGTTTTACTCCACATCAATGTTGATCTCGTAAAGACAGTCTAGCAACATTGTAAAGACCGGGGTGCCGCGCGGGGCGGAGAAGGATAGGCTATGGACGTTAGTACATTCGCCCATTGGTACGCCATGTTGATGATGTATTAGGTGGAACTCAAGTGgcgcaaattttgaattgatcCGTCTTAAGCGAGTGCCGTGCGCTGCATGAACCAATGAAACGTTGGCCTTTGtttacctaacctcaaaacaagTAGTTTGAACTGTGCGCCGTATCGAGTTCTTACTAGTTCATCATCAATATGGCCGGATGTACGAATATTCGGTCTTTTTTGTTGGATATTCGAAGTTTAGTCAATGTTGTCGAATAATTCGCTCATTCGGGGTTTCTAAGTTCGAGTTCGAATTGAATatcggaaaaattatttgaactcTAATATTCGAGATTTTCGAATATTTGCACAGCCCTAAAATTTACCAATTCAACTCCGATACTGTTTTAGCAATATGAATAATTCCCATGAtctcaaaatatttgtaatttACAATGCCCAGGATCTTGCAACAGTCATATTCACCAAACAGCCTCCATACAATATTTCCTGGAGTTCATTCATTCCATCGTCATTACTGTAACTTCTTTTCCTCGAGCGGTTAAAAATTGTGGTATTATTTCTTAAACAGGTTACATGCCCATGCCTGGTGGGAGCGGGGGAGCTCCGATGCCTCCGTACCCAACAACTGGAGCAGCGCCTTACCCTGTACAGTCCGAGTCTCAGCAGAGTTCATTTTACCCTCCGTACCCTACGCAGCCGATGTCTGGCTACAACATGCCACCATACCCACCAACCTCTAGTTACTCAGCCACTCCGTACCCAGTGCAACAGCCCACACCATACCCACCTCAACCACAGCCTTCTTATCCGGCAACAACTCAACCAGTgagtagttttctttttttttttttgatgacttcgATCTGAATCAGCCGAGGCATGCAGAAAATGCTCGATCATGTGTCCAGGGAGGGTGTGTGAATTTCGATAGCTAAGATATAATAccacctatctgcaaactgacgattttacagGATAAAGAAATATCTTCGCCATTTGTTGTAAATCTGACATCAGGTTTGcactttttttgtgttttacagCGTCATTACTGCGCTCCCATGAAGAAttgcaaaaaactaaaaacatcagctgCGTGTTTTACACTCTAGAATGCGGCAAAGCTGCCaactcatttttgcgaaaattgTCAGTCAGGCGGGATTGCTCATTAGCCCTTGACTTGTGGAAAGGCCCTAAGAATGTGGCGAAGAGTAAGAATTTGTATGGGCTAAAAATTTTGCAGGTTTTTGTCTTAGTCTTCGTAGACCATCACACCAGTATTAGATGCTCCTGTTTGTCAAGAGTTGATTTGTTGCTTCCGACGTTAATGGAACTGAACGCTCCTGTCTCTTGCTGCTGCTCTCTTCTGATCAGCATCAAAAAATAGATTTCTATGAGCTATGTCTAGAGAACTTTCAGTGCATCGAAAATACTTGTTGCTGTTTATAGTTTCGATTGACGCAACTGTAAATATTGCTGCTGCACCAATGTGAGCGAACATTGCATGATTAATAAATCGCTATGATGGGCATTAAAGCTCCAACTATGCAATTTCTTGGCAGAGCGTCATCAGCAACCGTCACATTATTATTTATCACCATTctatatttgtatttttactcaCTATAGTCAAATTCTAAATGGTAGCTACCTTTTCTTTGTTTCATTAGTCAAACACCGGAACCATTACTGAAGAGCATGTACGTGCCTCACTGCTCACGGCTGTTGAAGATAAACTGCGGCGTAAACTGAAAGATGTTGTGCAGCAAAGTCAAGCTGAGCTAGAAATCCTTCAACAGTCTCAAACAGAATTGAAACAAGGAGAGGCGAAACTGAATCAAATTCTAGCAAAACTAGAAAAGGATAAGGTAAAGATTTTTTCTCCCTTAATTCACAATTTGTCAGCACCTAGTAGCCACAAAGGACATTACAGAGTAAATGTCCTTGTGTCaactcttttcaatttttttctaatattcatttttccagTTTATAAAAGTCCGTTTTTCGATCTCATATCTTCTTTACATCCTATCATTCTGTTCATCTCTATTACTTTTATTACTAGACTTGCAACTGATGGCTACatagattatagccagccaataaCGCATAGACTTGTTGTCTAGCCACCTGTGACGTCATCAAGTTTATATACGTGTGCGCTGCGCCTAAATTGAGGTCCTTTACCATCTTAGACTCGTGTGTCTACACATAACGCCTTTTTAGCCCTTCAGGCATATTTTCAGAAAGTGTCAATCAGTGAAAGTGCATCATGGTGTGCAAATTTGACGAACTTTTCATTCATTCTTATTCTCAATATTTTGTGCAACATTTCTGTCAAATTCCAGATTCATAAAGTGGTAAactttatctcaaaattttgtctctTTAATTTTCACTCCATTTCTCGTAGTTTGTTGATCCTACGTTAACAAAGATCAGCTGGTGCCGAACAGTTTTTTTCAACTAACTCTTAATCCTAACATGGTGCGAAACCCGTGTTCGACTCTTATATGTAAAATGTCGCCGAAACCAGACTCATATGTGTAACAGGGTGCAAAACCCGTGTTCAACTCATATACGTAACACCTTGTTAGATCCTCAAAATTTAATGGCATCAGAATAATTAGGttttcttacttttcttctAAGTACTGTTCAGTACTGTTGCAAATTGATCGTCAAAAGGGAATCTTCAATTGCATTTTCAAATCTGcattctcgttttatttttctaaagaaatCTTAACAAACGTTGCAGGAATCCAAAATCCCTAAAAAAACCAACAACAAAGATACTCTTCAACCATTCATGTTACACAATTTTGGAGTATTGAGTGTAAGTATAAGGGCGTGTAGATGTGTGTAGTGTGACGTTTAAGTATAGCCCCTCATCAAACTTTGAACAAGCAATTAAGTCAGGCAAAGAGTCATTATGTGGTTAAAATAAATTCACTTGAGTTCCTTTGTGTAAGTGTGTCTATTATTTTTTGCAGTTGGAACTAGATCGTAGTATGGTAATGATCAAAGAAAAAGAACTGGAATTAGAAAAAGTAATAAGTCGTCTGGCAGAGCAAGATTCTTTAGACGTCGATGAAGCTGTGATTCCGACTGCTCCTCTGTACAAACAGTAAGTATTTTTTACcatgattaaaaaattaatcttttcattattttcggAGAGGAGAAGGGGAGCTTACAAACTACTATCTCTCCTTTTCATTAGTGCCATCGAGTTTTAGTTCAGGCTGCAAGTGTTGTTTGGAATTCAAATGACTAAACAAATaattattcttgtaaaatttttttgcaaatctaTTTGTTACTTTGTTGCTGCTTTGTTGGGGCAGAGATGTGAAAAGGGGGTACCTAGTCTAAAGTTAGTTACAGAACGGTCTGTGTGGCAAAATAGTCTTCGTCAGGTAAAATACTCAGGTTTTGAGTTTggaacaaggtggagaaatggtgctgggtctacaccattttgcggggaaacaaa is a window from the Bemisia tabaci chromosome 10, PGI_BMITA_v3 genome containing:
- the TSG101 gene encoding tumor susceptibility gene 101 protein isoform X4; this encodes MGSSMENSKVLSYLSKYQNKDRTRKDIMQALQAYHGLACSGGLYTFRDFTKKDLVCLEGTIPITYKNVCYHFPICIWLMDTHPKHAPIVYVKPTENMVIKPSMYVDFNGKVYLPYLHEWNAATSDIVSLIQVMCAAFGEVPPLYTKPKDKQNSSPYPVQPKGYMPMPGGSGGAPMPPYPTTGAAPYPVQSESQQSSFYPPYPTQPMSGYNMPPYPPTSSYSATPYPVQQPTPYPPQPQPSYPATTQPSNTGTITEEHVRASLLTAVEDKLRRKLKDVVQQSQAELEILQQSQTELKQGEAKLNQILAKLEKDKLELDRSMVMIKEKELELEKVISRLAEQDSLDVDEAVIPTAPLYKQILNAFAEEASTEDAIYYMGEALRHGVIDLDVFLKQVRSLSRKQFMFRALIQKCRQKAGLAG
- the TSG101 gene encoding tumor susceptibility gene 101 protein isoform X5, with translation MGSSMENSKVLSYLSKYQNKDRTRKDIMQALQAYHGLACSGGLYNVCYHFPICIWLMDTHPKHAPIVYVKPTENMVIKPSMYVDFNGKVYLPYLHEWNAATSDIVSLIQVMCAAFGEVPPLYTKPKDKQNSSPYPVQPKGYMPMPGGSGGAPMPPYPTTGAAPYPVQSESQQSSFYPPYPTQPMSGYNMPPYPPTSSYSATPYPVQQPTPYPPQPQPSYPATTQPSNTGTITEEHVRASLLTAVEDKLRRKLKDVVQQSQAELEILQQSQTELKQGEAKLNQILAKLEKDKLELDRSMVMIKEKELELEKVISRLAEQDSLDVDEAVIPTAPLYKQILNAFAEEASTEDAIYYMGEALRHGVIDLDVFLKQVRSLSRKQFMFRALIQKCRQKAGLAG
- the TSG101 gene encoding tumor susceptibility gene 101 protein isoform X1; this encodes MGSSMENSKVLSYLSKYQNKDRTRKDIMQALQAYHGLACSGGLYSPGLTEIKKSVHGSTHMERSYHRFREKLRLAFDNGMQKSLVSMIGTIPVYILDVCYHFPICIWLMDTHPKHAPIVYVKPTENMVIKPSMYVDFNGKVYLPYLHEWNAATSDIVSLIQVMCAAFGEVPPLYTKPKDKQNSSPYPVQPKGYMPMPGGSGGAPMPPYPTTGAAPYPVQSESQQSSFYPPYPTQPMSGYNMPPYPPTSSYSATPYPVQQPTPYPPQPQPSYPATTQPSNTGTITEEHVRASLLTAVEDKLRRKLKDVVQQSQAELEILQQSQTELKQGEAKLNQILAKLEKDKLELDRSMVMIKEKELELEKVISRLAEQDSLDVDEAVIPTAPLYKQILNAFAEEASTEDAIYYMGEALRHGVIDLDVFLKQVRSLSRKQFMFRALIQKCRQKAGLAG
- the TSG101 gene encoding tumor susceptibility gene 101 protein isoform X2; amino-acid sequence: MGSSMENSKVLSYLSKYQNKDRTRKDIMQALQAYHGLACSGGLYTFRDFTKKDLVCLEGTIPITYKTFDNGMQKSLVSMIGTIPVYILDVCYHFPICIWLMDTHPKHAPIVYVKPTENMVIKPSMYVDFNGKVYLPYLHEWNAATSDIVSLIQVMCAAFGEVPPLYTKPKDKQNSSPYPVQPKGYMPMPGGSGGAPMPPYPTTGAAPYPVQSESQQSSFYPPYPTQPMSGYNMPPYPPTSSYSATPYPVQQPTPYPPQPQPSYPATTQPSNTGTITEEHVRASLLTAVEDKLRRKLKDVVQQSQAELEILQQSQTELKQGEAKLNQILAKLEKDKLELDRSMVMIKEKELELEKVISRLAEQDSLDVDEAVIPTAPLYKQILNAFAEEASTEDAIYYMGEALRHGVIDLDVFLKQVRSLSRKQFMFRALIQKCRQKAGLAG
- the TSG101 gene encoding tumor susceptibility gene 101 protein isoform X3 codes for the protein MGSSMENSKVLSYLSKYQNKDRTRKDIMQALQAYHGLACSGGLYTFDNGMQKSLVSMIGTIPVYILDVCYHFPICIWLMDTHPKHAPIVYVKPTENMVIKPSMYVDFNGKVYLPYLHEWNAATSDIVSLIQVMCAAFGEVPPLYTKPKDKQNSSPYPVQPKGYMPMPGGSGGAPMPPYPTTGAAPYPVQSESQQSSFYPPYPTQPMSGYNMPPYPPTSSYSATPYPVQQPTPYPPQPQPSYPATTQPSNTGTITEEHVRASLLTAVEDKLRRKLKDVVQQSQAELEILQQSQTELKQGEAKLNQILAKLEKDKLELDRSMVMIKEKELELEKVISRLAEQDSLDVDEAVIPTAPLYKQILNAFAEEASTEDAIYYMGEALRHGVIDLDVFLKQVRSLSRKQFMFRALIQKCRQKAGLAG